Proteins encoded together in one Miscanthus floridulus cultivar M001 chromosome 16, ASM1932011v1, whole genome shotgun sequence window:
- the LOC136513932 gene encoding non-specific lipid transfer protein GPI-anchored 4-like — protein sequence MASPKLIALFFAFAMAAAALHPSEAARVQVVQQAFKPAAAGQEAAEKVADQAAAGGVARPSTTPPAGIPAGLPPNLLAAILGLLFPGLGGVIGLLQPLIPLLPPPGSSSPPLQGAGNLGASLTSFSPPPRQPQPEECMTPLAGMLPCTDYLTNITVLTPPGECCDGLKSVVSDAPICLCHGMNGDMNQFLPKPVDPIRMLILPLACGTVLPLQTLFACNSQQVPPIMPPTPAEPPTTPATPPSASP from the exons ATGGCTTCGCCCAAGCTCATCGCCCTGTTCTTCGCCttcgccatggcggcggcggcgctgcatcCCTCGGAAGCGGCGAGGGTCCAAGTCGTCCAGCAAGCATTCAAGCCCGCGGCCGCAGGCCAAGAAGCAGCTGAAAAGGTGGCCGACCAAGCAGCAGCCGGCGGCGTGGCACGCCCATCGACGACACCTCCGGCGGGCATCCCCGCTGGCCTACCGCCAAACCTACTGGCCGCCATCCTGGGCCTGCTTTTCCCGGGGCTGGGCGGCGTCATCGGCCTGTTGCAGCCACTGATCCCGCTCCTCCCGCCGCCGGGGTCGTCGTCTCCGCCTCTCCAAGGCGCCGGCAACCTGGGTGCCAGCTTGACGTCGTTCTCTCCTCCGCCGCGGCAGCCCCAACCGGAGGAGTGCATGACGCCGCTGGCTGGCATGCTGCCGTGCACGGACTACCTGACCAACATCACCGTGCTGACGCCCCCCGGCGAGTGCTGCGACGGGCTCAAGTCCGTCGTCAGCGACGCGCCCATCTGCCTCTGCCACGGCATGAACGGGGACATGAACCAGTTCTTGCCCAAGCCCGTCGACCCCATCCGCATGCTCATCCTCCCGCTCGCCTGCGGCACCGTGCTGCCGCTCCAAACGCTCTTCGCGTGCAACT CGCAACAGGTGCCGCCGATAATGCCTCCTACGCCAGCAGAGCCGCCGACGACGCCTGCTACACCTCCTTCAGCGTCACCGTAG